In the Cydia splendana chromosome 2, ilCydSple1.2, whole genome shotgun sequence genome, one interval contains:
- the LOC134799098 gene encoding 6-phosphogluconolactonase, with amino-acid sequence MTIIKVANEGEVISKLSMYVEKISNDAIYNRGKFYIGLSGGSVLKFLCEGLPKVNTVWSKWTLAFCDERVVPEDSEDSTFGVYKRELIPKTELKEEQFVVLKQGVSAEEAAKDYTEKLKSAFNSEEFKFDLLLLGMGPDGHTCSLFPGHPLLEETGLKVAAITDSPKPPPARITLTFPVINSARNCIFAISGAGKADMVKRILKDKEDLPSARVKPQGALYWIVDNAAAAHI; translated from the exons ATGACGATCATAAAAGTAGCAAATGAGGGTGAGGTGATCAGTAAGCTAAGTATGTATGTGGAGAAAATATCGAACGACGCTATTTACAATCGGGGCAAGTTTTACATTGGGTTATCAG GTGGGTCGGTGCTAAAATTCCTCTGTGAAGGTCTACCGAAGGTCAACACAGTGTGGTCGAAATGGACCCTGGCGTTCTGCGACGAGCGAGTAGTACCAGAAGATAGCGAGGACTCCACTTTCGGAGTTTACAAGAGGGAACTTATACCTAAGACTGAATTAAAAGAGGAGCAATTTGTTGTATTGAAACAGGGTGTCTCTG CTGAAGAAGCAGCAAAAGACTACACAGAAAAACTAAAATCAGCCTTCAACAGTGAAGAATTCAAATTTGATTTGCTCCTCCTGGGCATGGGTCCCGATGGCCACACTTGCTCCCTGTTCCCGGGACATCCACTGCTGGAAGAAACCGGCTTGAAGGTGGCGGCCATCACTGACTCTCCAAAACCACCTCCGGCAAGGATCACATTGACATTCCCTGTTATAAACTCTGCAAGGAATTGTATTTTTGCTATTAGTGGGGCAGGGAAGGCAGACATGGTCAAG CGTATCCTAAAGGATAAAGAGGACCTGCCTTCAGCTCGCGTGAAGCCGCAAGGCGCGCTGTACTGGATCGTCGAcaacgccgccgccgcgcacaTATGA